The Burkholderia lata genome contains a region encoding:
- a CDS encoding amino acid ABC transporter permease — MLGLAPKYLSWLWQGFVLTLGLAAASAVVATAGGLLLAVMRHARGTAPRAVAAAYVVAFRNTPLLVQLLFWYFGVASLLPDTWIAWLNARHALSIGPFTLAWPSFEFVAGWVGLSAYTAAFVAEECEAGLRGVRRAQHDAAAALGLTPMQSLRYVVLPQAVRIALPPLFGQYMNLVKNSSLAMAIGVAELSYASRQVETETFKTFAAFGVATVLYVAAVAAIEAGAYAATQWRDRLGAGR, encoded by the coding sequence ATGCTCGGGTTGGCTCCCAAATATCTGTCCTGGCTCTGGCAGGGTTTCGTGCTGACGCTCGGCCTCGCGGCCGCGTCGGCCGTCGTCGCGACCGCCGGCGGGCTGCTGCTCGCGGTCATGCGGCATGCGCGCGGCACGGCGCCGCGCGCGGTGGCGGCCGCGTACGTCGTCGCGTTCCGCAACACGCCGCTGCTCGTGCAGTTGCTGTTCTGGTATTTCGGCGTTGCGTCGCTGCTGCCCGACACGTGGATCGCGTGGCTGAACGCGCGCCATGCGTTGAGCATCGGCCCGTTCACGCTCGCATGGCCGTCGTTCGAATTCGTCGCGGGCTGGGTCGGGCTGAGCGCGTATACGGCCGCATTCGTCGCCGAGGAGTGCGAAGCGGGCTTGCGCGGCGTGCGGCGCGCGCAGCACGATGCAGCGGCCGCACTCGGCCTCACACCGATGCAGTCGCTGCGTTACGTGGTGCTGCCGCAGGCGGTGCGCATCGCGTTGCCGCCGTTGTTCGGCCAATACATGAATCTCGTGAAGAACTCTTCGCTCGCGATGGCGATCGGCGTGGCCGAGCTGTCGTATGCGTCGCGGCAGGTCGAGACCGAGACGTTCAAGACCTTCGCCGCATTCGGCGTGGCAACCGTGCTGTACGTCGCAGCGGTGGCCGCGATCGAAGCGGGCGCGTATGCCGCCACGCAATGGCGCGACCGGCTGGGAGCGGGGCGCTGA
- a CDS encoding amino acid ABC transporter permease has translation MDFSLLLANLPYLLVGAFPEGPLGGAALSLLLAIASAIASAVLGIALGVAMALARGPVRVLLLAFIGFFRAIPVLMLIFWTYFLMPMLLHMDVPGLATVVCALALIGGAYLAHAVHAGIVAAGDGQWQAGLSLGLTRWQTVRYVLLPQAIRIMTPSFVNQWVALVKDTSLAYIVGVPELSFVATQVNNRLMVYPAPIFLFVALIYLVLCTSLDGAARWLLSRRPRAERAAHAAAEYTEPAR, from the coding sequence ATGGATTTCTCGCTGCTGCTCGCCAATCTGCCTTACCTGCTCGTCGGCGCGTTCCCGGAAGGGCCGCTCGGCGGCGCCGCGCTGTCGCTGTTGCTCGCGATCGCATCGGCCATTGCCTCGGCCGTGCTCGGCATCGCGCTCGGCGTTGCGATGGCGCTCGCGCGCGGCCCCGTGCGCGTGCTGCTGCTCGCGTTCATCGGTTTCTTCCGTGCGATTCCGGTGCTGATGCTGATTTTCTGGACGTACTTCCTGATGCCCATGCTGCTGCACATGGACGTGCCGGGGCTCGCGACGGTCGTATGCGCGCTCGCGCTGATCGGTGGCGCGTATCTCGCGCACGCGGTGCATGCGGGCATCGTCGCGGCCGGCGACGGGCAATGGCAGGCCGGGCTGTCGCTCGGGCTCACGCGCTGGCAGACGGTGCGCTACGTGCTGCTGCCGCAGGCGATCCGGATCATGACGCCGTCGTTCGTCAACCAGTGGGTCGCGCTCGTGAAGGACACGTCGCTTGCCTATATCGTCGGCGTGCCGGAGCTGTCGTTCGTCGCAACGCAGGTGAACAACCGGCTGATGGTGTATCCGGCGCCGATCTTCCTGTTCGTCGCGCTGATCTATCTGGTGCTGTGCACGTCGCTCGACGGCGCGGCACGCTGGCTGCTGTCGCGGCGCCCGCGCGCGGAACGCGCCGCGCATGCGGCGGCCGAGTACACGGAACCCGCGCGGTGA
- a CDS encoding M23 family metallopeptidase yields MVKSAATPDAFAPGRAQRIARALVPAAVLGALAALGLAALPAVSQLPGAVDSGTAALPQRVLSDTPFPTAQHFVTSELARTIGERNDAGEHNDRSQQPGLFAPLSAHRNDMLGYANLFQFAAPENQHGMRAGDIELTLSDTLNRLDVPPEVRIQLGDLVSGKVAMRASAQRGDYYRVAFESNDGTPRLTALELRVAGRTFGAIWFRAPGAEHGAYYALDGSPLEAAAFTMPVKWTRISSFFGERIHPLSQAMAFHTGVDLAAPSGTPVDAAADGVVSFVGTDPGGYGRYVIVDHADGYSTYYAHLSAFAHGLKTGETVKQGQRIGSVGMTGAATGPHLHFEVRVANNPVDPLVTLASAQTALSDMQLTAFRQEAAQWRFRLASINTAPFAFAQNDGPLWGDFATDSSTLRAVFNTHYSAS; encoded by the coding sequence TTGGTCAAGTCTGCCGCTACTCCTGATGCTTTCGCGCCCGGCCGCGCGCAGCGCATTGCGCGCGCGCTCGTGCCGGCCGCCGTGCTCGGCGCCCTCGCCGCACTCGGCCTCGCCGCGTTGCCGGCCGTGTCGCAACTGCCGGGCGCCGTCGATTCGGGCACGGCCGCGCTGCCGCAGCGCGTGCTGTCCGACACGCCGTTTCCCACCGCGCAGCATTTCGTGACGAGTGAGCTCGCCCGCACGATCGGCGAGCGCAACGATGCCGGCGAACACAACGATCGCAGCCAGCAGCCGGGCCTGTTCGCGCCGCTCAGCGCGCACCGCAACGACATGCTCGGCTACGCGAACCTGTTCCAGTTCGCGGCCCCTGAAAACCAGCACGGGATGCGCGCGGGCGACATCGAGCTCACGCTGTCCGATACGCTGAACCGTCTCGACGTGCCGCCCGAGGTGCGCATCCAGCTCGGCGATCTCGTCAGCGGCAAGGTCGCGATGCGTGCCAGCGCGCAGCGCGGCGACTACTACCGCGTTGCATTCGAGTCGAACGACGGCACGCCGCGCCTCACCGCGCTCGAACTGCGCGTCGCCGGCCGCACGTTCGGCGCGATCTGGTTCCGCGCGCCGGGCGCCGAGCACGGCGCATACTACGCACTCGACGGCTCGCCGCTCGAAGCCGCCGCCTTCACGATGCCGGTCAAGTGGACGCGTATCAGCTCGTTCTTCGGCGAACGCATCCATCCGCTGTCGCAGGCGATGGCGTTCCACACGGGCGTCGATCTCGCCGCGCCGAGCGGTACGCCCGTCGACGCAGCAGCCGACGGCGTCGTGTCGTTCGTCGGCACCGATCCGGGCGGCTACGGCCGCTACGTGATCGTCGATCACGCCGATGGTTACTCGACCTACTACGCGCACCTGTCCGCGTTCGCGCACGGCCTCAAAACGGGCGAGACCGTGAAGCAGGGCCAGCGCATCGGCTCGGTCGGGATGACGGGCGCCGCGACGGGCCCGCACCTGCACTTCGAGGTGCGCGTCGCGAACAATCCGGTCGATCCGCTCGTCACGCTCGCGAGCGCGCAAACGGCGCTGTCAGACATGCAGCTCACCGCCTTCCGCCAGGAGGCGGCGCAATGGCGCTTCCGTCTCGCATCGATCAATACGGCGCCGTTCGCGTTCGCGCAGAACGACGGGCCGCTGTGGGGCGATTTCGCGACCGATTCATCGACGCTGCGCGCCGTCTTCAATACGCATTACTCGGCGTCGTGA
- a CDS encoding TetR family transcriptional regulator gives MARKTREESLAIKHRILDAAELVLLEKGVAQTAMADLAEAAGMSRGAVYGHYRNKMEVCLAMCDRAFARTSEGFDAGEGLPPLATLRRAASHYLQECGEPGPMQRVLVILYTKCEQSEENGELQRRRMLLELQMLRITKALLRRAIAAGEVAADLDVHLAAVYLVSLLEGVFASMIWTNRLRGNLWNDAEAMLDASFDTVRTSAALRIRAHKLPG, from the coding sequence ATGGCCCGCAAGACCCGCGAAGAATCGCTCGCCATCAAGCACCGGATCCTCGACGCCGCCGAGCTCGTGCTGCTCGAGAAAGGCGTGGCGCAAACCGCGATGGCGGACCTCGCCGAGGCCGCCGGGATGTCGCGGGGCGCCGTCTACGGCCATTACCGCAACAAGATGGAAGTGTGTCTCGCGATGTGCGACCGCGCGTTCGCGCGCACGTCGGAAGGCTTCGACGCGGGCGAAGGGCTGCCCCCGCTCGCCACGTTGCGGCGCGCCGCGTCGCACTATCTGCAGGAATGCGGCGAGCCGGGCCCGATGCAGCGCGTGCTCGTGATCCTCTATACGAAGTGCGAGCAGAGCGAGGAAAACGGTGAGTTGCAGCGGCGCCGCATGCTGCTCGAATTGCAGATGCTGCGGATCACCAAGGCGCTGCTGCGCCGCGCGATCGCGGCCGGCGAAGTCGCCGCCGATCTCGATGTACACCTGGCCGCCGTCTATCTCGTCTCGCTGCTCGAAGGCGTGTTCGCGTCGATGATCTGGACCAACCGGCTGCGCGGCAACCTGTGGAACGACGCCGAGGCCATGCTCGACGCCAGCTTCGACACCGTGCGCACCTCCGCCGCGCTGCGCATCCGCGCGCACAAATTGCCGGGCTGA
- a CDS encoding MexX/AxyX family multidrug efflux RND transporter periplasmic adaptor subunit, translating to MNNNRSLLRHRLAPFALAAVLALAGCGKGDKDAAPEAAKQATVVTVRPTAVPMTVELPGRLDAYRQAEVRARVAGIVTARTYEEGQEVKQGAVLFRIDPAPLKAARDAAQGALAKAQAAALAASDKRRRYDDLVRDRAVSERDHTEAVAGDTQAKADVASAKAELARAQLQLDYATVTAPIAGRARRALVTEGALVGQDQATPLTTVEQLDPIYVNFSQPAADVDALRRAVKSGRATGIAQHDIAVTLLRADGTAYPLKGKLLFSDLAVDPTTDTVAMRALFPNPERELLPGAYVRIALDTAVDQRAILVPRDALLRTADRTSVRVVGTNGKVKDVEVAADQMSGRDWRITRGLAGGERVIVDNAAQFAPDTAVKPVEQAPPSKAAPAAAASQAAARQT from the coding sequence ATGAATAACAATCGCTCCCTGTTGCGCCACCGACTGGCGCCGTTCGCGCTGGCGGCCGTGCTGGCCCTGGCCGGATGTGGAAAGGGCGACAAGGACGCCGCGCCGGAGGCCGCGAAACAGGCAACGGTCGTGACGGTGCGCCCGACGGCGGTGCCGATGACCGTCGAATTGCCGGGCCGGCTCGATGCTTACCGGCAGGCGGAAGTCCGCGCGCGGGTCGCGGGCATCGTGACCGCGCGCACCTATGAGGAAGGCCAGGAAGTGAAGCAGGGCGCGGTGCTGTTCCGCATCGATCCCGCGCCGCTGAAGGCCGCGCGCGACGCCGCGCAGGGCGCGCTTGCGAAGGCGCAGGCCGCCGCGCTCGCGGCGAGCGACAAGCGCCGCCGCTACGACGATCTCGTGCGCGATCGCGCGGTGAGCGAACGCGACCATACCGAGGCCGTTGCCGGCGACACGCAGGCTAAGGCCGATGTCGCGTCAGCGAAGGCGGAGCTCGCACGGGCACAGTTGCAGCTCGACTATGCGACCGTCACCGCGCCGATCGCGGGCCGCGCACGGCGCGCACTCGTGACCGAAGGCGCGCTGGTCGGGCAGGACCAGGCGACGCCGCTCACGACCGTCGAGCAGCTCGATCCGATCTACGTGAACTTCTCGCAGCCGGCCGCCGACGTCGATGCGCTGCGCCGCGCGGTGAAGAGCGGACGTGCGACGGGCATCGCGCAGCACGACATCGCGGTGACGCTGCTGCGCGCCGACGGCACCGCGTATCCGCTGAAGGGCAAGCTGCTGTTCAGCGATCTCGCGGTCGATCCGACCACCGACACCGTCGCGATGCGCGCGCTGTTCCCGAATCCGGAGCGCGAATTGCTGCCGGGCGCGTATGTGCGGATCGCGCTCGACACGGCGGTCGACCAGCGGGCGATCCTCGTGCCGCGCGATGCGCTGCTGCGCACGGCCGACCGCACGTCGGTGCGGGTCGTCGGCACGAACGGCAAGGTCAAGGACGTCGAGGTCGCAGCCGACCAGATGAGCGGCCGTGACTGGCGCATCACGCGCGGCCTCGCGGGCGGCGAGCGCGTGATCGTCGACAACGCCGCGCAGTTCGCGCCCGATACGGCCGTCAAGCCCGTCGAGCAGGCGCCGCCGTCGAAGGCAGCGCCGGCAGCGGCCGCTTCGCAGGCGGCTGCCCGTCAAACCTGA
- a CDS encoding multidrug efflux RND transporter permease subunit has translation MARFFIDRPVFAWVIAIFIMLGGAFAIRALPVAQYPDIAPPVVSIYATYPGASAQVVEESVTALIEREMNGAPGLMYTSATSSAGMASLYLTFKQGVNADLAAVEVQNRLKTVEARLPEPVRRDGIQVEKAADNIQLVVSLTSDDGRMTAVQLGEYASANVVQALRRVEGVGKVQVWGTEYAMRIWPDPVKMAGHGLTASDIASAVRAHNARVTIGDIGRTAVPANAPIAATVFADAPLKTPADFGAIALRTQADGSALYLRDVARIEFGGNDYNYPSYVNGKVATGMGIKLAPGSNAVSTEKRVRATMDELSAYFPSGVKYQIPFETSSFVRVSMNKVVTTLIEAGVLVFLVMFLFMQNLRATLIPTLVVPVALAGTFGVMYAAGFSINVLTMFGMVLAIGILVDDAIVVVENVERLMVEEGLGPYDATVKAMKQISGAIIGITVVLTSVFLPMAFFGGAVGNIYRQFALSLAVSIGFSAFLALSLTPALCATLLKPVSGDHHEKRGFFGWFNRFVANSTQRYATRVGAMLKKPVRWLVVYGALTGVAALMLTQLPTAFLPDEDQGNFMVMVIRPQGTPLAETMQSVQEVESIIRRDEPTAFTYALGGFNLYGEGPNGGMIFVTLKNWKERKSEDAHVQAIVARINERFAGTPNTTVFAMNSPALPDLGSTSGFDFRLQNRGGLDYATFSAAREQLLETGRKDPALTDLMFAGTQDAPQLKLDIDRAKASALGVSMDEINTTLAVMFGSDYIGDFMHGTQVRRVIVQADGLHRLDPDDVKKLRVRNTHGEMVPLAAFTTLHWTLGPPQLTRYNGFPSFTINGSAAAGHSSGEAMTAIERLAGKLPAGTGFSWSGQSFEERLSGAQAPMLFALSVLVVFLALAALYESWSIPFAVMLVVPLGVIGAVLGVTLRMMPNDIYFKVGLIATIGLSAKNAILIVEVAKDLVAQRMSLVDAALEAARLRLRPIVMTSLAFGVGVLPLAFASGAASGAQMAIGTGVLGGVITATVLAVFLVPLFFVIVGRLFDVGPRRRGGAQPATMEGSQ, from the coding sequence ATGGCACGTTTCTTCATCGATCGCCCCGTCTTCGCGTGGGTGATCGCAATCTTCATCATGCTGGGCGGCGCATTCGCGATCCGCGCGCTGCCCGTTGCGCAGTACCCGGACATCGCACCGCCCGTCGTCAGCATCTATGCGACGTACCCGGGCGCGTCCGCGCAGGTCGTCGAGGAATCGGTGACCGCGCTGATCGAGCGCGAAATGAACGGTGCGCCGGGGCTGATGTACACGTCGGCCACCAGCAGCGCCGGGATGGCGTCGCTGTACCTGACGTTCAAGCAGGGCGTGAACGCCGATCTCGCGGCCGTCGAAGTGCAGAACCGGCTGAAGACGGTCGAGGCGCGGCTGCCCGAACCGGTGCGACGCGACGGCATCCAGGTCGAGAAGGCCGCCGACAACATCCAGCTCGTGGTGTCGCTGACGTCCGACGACGGGCGGATGACCGCCGTGCAGCTCGGCGAATATGCGTCGGCGAACGTCGTGCAGGCGCTGCGTCGCGTCGAGGGCGTCGGCAAGGTGCAGGTTTGGGGCACCGAGTACGCGATGCGGATCTGGCCCGACCCGGTGAAGATGGCCGGCCACGGCCTCACCGCGTCGGATATCGCATCGGCCGTGCGTGCGCACAACGCGCGTGTGACGATCGGCGACATCGGCCGCACCGCGGTGCCGGCGAACGCGCCGATCGCGGCGACCGTGTTCGCCGATGCGCCGTTGAAGACGCCGGCCGACTTCGGCGCGATCGCACTGCGCACGCAGGCCGACGGCTCCGCGCTGTACTTGCGCGACGTCGCACGCATCGAGTTCGGCGGCAACGACTACAACTACCCGTCGTATGTGAACGGCAAGGTCGCGACCGGGATGGGCATCAAGCTCGCGCCGGGCTCGAACGCGGTTTCCACCGAGAAGCGCGTGCGCGCGACGATGGACGAGCTGTCCGCGTATTTCCCGTCGGGCGTGAAGTACCAGATCCCGTTCGAGACGTCGTCGTTCGTGCGCGTGTCGATGAACAAGGTCGTCACGACGCTGATCGAAGCCGGCGTGCTGGTGTTCCTCGTGATGTTCCTGTTCATGCAGAACCTGCGTGCGACGCTGATCCCGACGCTCGTCGTGCCGGTCGCGCTCGCGGGCACGTTCGGCGTGATGTATGCAGCGGGCTTCTCGATCAACGTGCTGACGATGTTCGGGATGGTGCTCGCGATCGGCATTCTCGTCGACGACGCGATCGTCGTGGTCGAGAACGTCGAGCGGCTGATGGTCGAGGAGGGGCTCGGGCCTTACGACGCGACCGTCAAGGCGATGAAGCAGATCAGCGGCGCGATCATCGGGATCACCGTGGTGCTGACGTCGGTGTTCCTGCCGATGGCGTTCTTCGGTGGCGCGGTGGGCAACATCTACCGGCAGTTCGCGCTGTCGCTCGCGGTGTCGATCGGCTTCTCGGCCTTCCTCGCGCTGTCGCTGACGCCGGCACTGTGCGCGACGCTGCTCAAGCCGGTGTCGGGCGACCATCACGAGAAGCGCGGCTTTTTCGGCTGGTTCAACCGCTTCGTCGCAAACTCGACGCAGCGCTATGCGACGCGCGTCGGCGCGATGCTGAAGAAGCCGGTGCGCTGGCTCGTCGTGTACGGTGCGCTGACCGGCGTAGCGGCGCTGATGCTCACGCAGTTGCCGACCGCGTTCCTGCCTGACGAGGACCAGGGCAACTTCATGGTGATGGTGATCCGCCCGCAAGGCACGCCGCTCGCGGAAACGATGCAGAGCGTGCAGGAAGTCGAGTCGATCATCCGCCGCGACGAGCCGACCGCGTTCACGTATGCGCTCGGCGGCTTCAACCTGTACGGCGAAGGGCCGAACGGCGGAATGATCTTCGTCACGCTGAAGAACTGGAAGGAGCGCAAGAGCGAAGATGCTCACGTGCAGGCGATCGTCGCGCGCATCAACGAGCGCTTCGCGGGCACGCCGAACACGACGGTGTTCGCGATGAACTCGCCGGCGCTGCCCGATCTCGGCTCGACGAGCGGCTTCGACTTCCGGCTGCAGAACCGCGGCGGGCTCGACTACGCGACGTTCAGCGCCGCGCGCGAGCAGTTGCTCGAGACGGGCCGCAAGGATCCGGCGCTGACCGACCTGATGTTCGCCGGCACGCAGGACGCGCCGCAGCTGAAGCTCGATATCGATCGCGCGAAGGCGTCGGCGCTCGGCGTGTCGATGGACGAGATCAACACGACGCTCGCGGTGATGTTCGGCTCCGACTATATCGGCGACTTCATGCACGGCACGCAGGTGCGGCGCGTGATCGTGCAGGCCGACGGGCTGCACCGGCTCGATCCGGACGACGTGAAGAAGCTGCGCGTGCGCAACACGCACGGCGAGATGGTGCCGCTCGCGGCATTCACGACGCTGCACTGGACGCTCGGGCCGCCGCAGCTCACGCGCTACAACGGCTTTCCGTCGTTCACGATCAACGGCTCGGCCGCGGCAGGCCACAGCAGCGGCGAGGCGATGACCGCGATCGAGCGGCTCGCCGGGAAACTGCCGGCCGGCACCGGCTTCTCGTGGTCGGGGCAGTCGTTCGAGGAGCGGCTGTCGGGTGCGCAGGCGCCGATGCTGTTCGCGCTGTCGGTGCTCGTCGTGTTCCTCGCGCTCGCGGCGCTCTACGAGAGCTGGTCGATTCCGTTCGCGGTGATGCTGGTCGTGCCGCTCGGCGTGATCGGCGCGGTGCTCGGCGTCACGCTGCGGATGATGCCGAACGACATCTACTTCAAGGTGGGGCTGATCGCGACGATCGGGTTGTCCGCGAAGAACGCGATCCTGATCGTCGAAGTCGCGAAGGACCTGGTCGCGCAGCGCATGTCGCTCGTCGACGCCGCGCTCGAGGCCGCGCGCCTGCGGCTGCGGCCGATCGTGATGACGTCACTCGCGTTCGGCGTCGGTGTGCTGCCGCTCGCATTCGCATCGGGCGCCGCGTCCGGTGCGCAGATGGCGATCGGCACCGGCGTGCTGGGCGGCGTGATCACGGCGACCGTGCTCGCGGTGTTCCTCGTCCCGCTGTTTTTCGTGATCGTCGGCCGCCTGTTCGACGTCGGCCCGCGCCGGCGCGGCGGGGCACAGCCGGCGACGATGGAGGGTTCTCAATAA